The proteins below come from a single Vicinamibacteria bacterium genomic window:
- a CDS encoding acylphosphatase: MKAYVFLISGRVQGVGFRWFAEREASRHRVVGYVRNLADGRVEVLAQGDVAELERLEDALRRGPSSSQVVSVESRTAPVDPSLTSFEVRY; encoded by the coding sequence GTGAAGGCGTACGTTTTTCTGATTTCGGGACGGGTGCAGGGTGTTGGATTCCGTTGGTTCGCCGAACGTGAGGCGTCCCGACATCGGGTCGTCGGTTACGTTCGGAATCTTGCGGACGGACGGGTGGAAGTCCTGGCTCAGGGTGATGTCGCGGAATTGGAGCGGCTCGAGGATGCCTTGCGGCGTGGCCCCTCCTCCTCCCAGGTGGTCTCGGTGGAAAGCCGGACCGCGCCGGTCGACCCGAGCTTGACGTCGTTCGAAGTGCGATACTGA
- a CDS encoding adenine phosphoribosyltransferase, producing MKMEELRRMIRDVADFPQKGIVFKDITPLLGDPQTFRKAIDVMAQPLRSRDFDLLLGIESRGFLFASVLAYQLGKGTVPVRKPGKLPAQTVRISYDLEYGSDSLEIHEDAVRGGQRVVIVDDVLATGGTARGVADLVQKVGGEVEAFSFLIELDFLKGREKLAGYEICSVLNYL from the coding sequence GTGAAGATGGAAGAGCTACGACGAATGATTCGCGATGTCGCCGACTTCCCCCAGAAGGGTATCGTGTTCAAGGACATCACCCCGCTGCTGGGCGACCCACAGACGTTCAGGAAGGCGATCGACGTGATGGCTCAACCTCTGCGGTCCCGAGATTTCGACCTGCTCCTGGGCATCGAGAGCAGGGGTTTCCTTTTTGCTTCGGTCCTCGCCTATCAGTTGGGAAAGGGAACGGTACCCGTGCGCAAGCCAGGAAAGCTCCCCGCCCAGACCGTTCGCATCAGCTACGACCTCGAGTACGGATCGGACAGTCTCGAGATTCACGAGGATGCCGTTCGCGGGGGACAGAGAGTCGTCATCGTGGACGATGTCCTGGCTACCGGGGGCACCGCGCGTGGCGTCGCCGATCTCGTTCAGAAGGTCGGCGGCGAGGTGGAAGCATTCAGTTTCCTCATCGAGCTCGATTTCCTGAAGGGCCGGGAGAAGCTCGCGGGTTACGAGATTTGTTCGGTCCTGAATTATCTTTAG
- a CDS encoding transglutaminase domain-containing protein — protein sequence MSLRNGEDAPVQSNALDSGQASVTSVSPARRTLGSRELRELLNRLTAQQTSLIRAVALMDKEYLNNSFYLEPKTGKRIAYELESDELSGLLTSWAVAPLQCVRTMNEAIAALPDGSSRRERYVRAAVQLEILLDQKTWIGDGNVYQGIPDYLMHGYTDMGGQSSPTERFGREKIKVDKVRLAHRLTECKRRGISEGKTLDSLLSWYYNRVRHDIEFNELGVERLSRDFGNESIVLSEYLDKGLGVCRHLSIFFQLYLQEAGIDCRMVKGNLKFYVFKGRHAWNLIRIPGQVVLADVTHPNADEPFMIAGATEEEVYARAMEHSRYYEPTPDYQNYYKIGAE from the coding sequence TTGAGCCTGCGAAACGGAGAGGACGCCCCGGTGCAGTCGAACGCCCTCGACTCGGGACAGGCCTCGGTAACGAGTGTCTCGCCCGCGCGACGAACCCTGGGCTCGCGGGAGCTGCGGGAGCTTCTGAACCGACTCACCGCACAGCAAACCTCCCTGATTCGCGCCGTGGCCCTCATGGACAAGGAGTATCTCAACAACTCCTTCTACCTCGAGCCCAAGACGGGAAAGCGCATCGCTTACGAGCTGGAGTCCGACGAGCTCTCCGGACTCCTCACCAGCTGGGCGGTCGCCCCATTGCAATGCGTGCGGACGATGAACGAGGCGATCGCCGCGCTGCCCGACGGTTCGTCGAGACGTGAGCGTTACGTGCGCGCCGCCGTGCAGCTGGAAATCTTGTTGGATCAGAAGACCTGGATCGGCGATGGAAACGTCTATCAGGGCATACCCGATTACCTCATGCACGGATACACCGACATGGGTGGTCAGTCCTCGCCCACCGAGCGTTTCGGCCGCGAGAAGATCAAGGTCGACAAGGTCCGTCTCGCGCATCGTCTGACGGAATGCAAGCGGCGAGGTATATCAGAGGGAAAAACGCTCGACTCGCTGCTCAGCTGGTACTATAACAGAGTGCGCCATGATATCGAGTTCAACGAGCTTGGAGTGGAGAGACTTTCCCGGGATTTCGGGAACGAGAGCATCGTCCTGTCCGAGTATCTCGACAAGGGGCTCGGCGTATGTCGGCACCTCTCGATTTTCTTCCAGCTCTATCTCCAGGAGGCGGGCATCGACTGCCGGATGGTCAAGGGAAACCTCAAGTTCTACGTTTTCAAGGGGCGGCATGCTTGGAACCTGATCCGGATTCCCGGCCAGGTGGTTCTCGCCGACGTAACCCATCCGAACGCCGACGAGCCCTTCATGATCGCCGGAGCAACCGAGGAAGAGGTATACGCCCGGGCCATGGAGCATTCGCGGTATTATGAGCCCACCCCCGACTATCAGAATTATTACAAGATAGGTGCCGAATAG
- a CDS encoding STAS domain-containing protein, with amino-acid sequence MELYYHHVDKDVLVLSADGGLDSANAETFVDELGRLVEAGARKLIVDCSRLGFISSYGITVLVRLHKKLAMRGGDVKLAALDSTLTRLIATMGLERLFQIYANVDEARRAFAD; translated from the coding sequence ATGGAGCTCTATTATCATCACGTCGACAAGGACGTGCTCGTTCTTTCTGCCGACGGGGGTTTGGACTCCGCTAACGCGGAAACGTTCGTGGATGAGCTTGGCCGGCTCGTCGAGGCGGGCGCGAGAAAGCTCATCGTCGACTGCTCGCGCTTGGGATTCATATCGAGCTACGGCATCACCGTTCTCGTACGGCTCCACAAGAAACTCGCCATGCGCGGGGGAGACGTGAAGCTCGCAGCCTTGGATAGCACGCTCACGCGCCTCATCGCCACGATGGGACTCGAACGCCTGTTTCAAATCTACGCCAACGTAGACGAGGCGCGCCGAGCCTTCGCTGACTGA
- a CDS encoding DUF2277 domain-containing protein, translated as MCRNIKTLFNFEPPATDEEIRAASVQFVRKLSGFNRPSKANEQAFERAVEEVAQVAEKLLSALVTNSPPRDREVEAARARARAAQRFG; from the coding sequence ATGTGTAGGAACATCAAAACGCTCTTCAACTTCGAGCCGCCGGCGACGGACGAGGAGATCCGGGCCGCTTCGGTGCAGTTCGTTCGCAAATTGAGTGGATTCAACCGGCCGTCGAAGGCGAACGAGCAAGCTTTCGAAAGGGCCGTGGAAGAGGTTGCGCAGGTTGCCGAGAAACTTCTGTCCGCCCTGGTCACGAACTCTCCACCCCGGGACCGTGAGGTCGAGGCCGCGAGAGCCCGAGCTCGTGCCGCTCAGCGATTCGGGTGA